From the Glutamicibacter halophytocola genome, the window AACCGCGCAGGATCTTCCCGCAGACAACAACGGCTGGCCCCGAACGGGACCAGCCATTGCTCATTTGAGCCGCGCTCTAGTGAACCGAGCCCATCAGCTTCTTCAGCCCCGGGGTTGCAGCCATCATGGCTACGCCCACGACGACGGCGGTGCCGCCCATGGCGATGAAGTAGGGGATCTCGTTGCCCGGGGTGTAGTACCCGGCCAGCACGCCCGACAGGGTGGTGCCCAGGGATACCGACAAGAAGAACAGCGCGATCATCTGCGTGCCGAATGCGGCCGGAGCCAGCTTGGTGGCAATTGCCTGGCCTACTGGCGAGAGCAGCAGCTCGGCGAAGGTGCACAGCAGCAAGATGCCCACCAGGGCCAGCAGCGGGGTCTTGGCGAAAGATTCCAGCGGGATGAAGCACAGGAATGCAGCACCCACGATGACCAGTGCCAAGCCGAACTTGATGGCGGTGTGCGGCTGGCGCTTGCCCAGCTTGGTCCACAGGGCCGCGAAGATGCCGGCAAAGATGATGATGAACACCGGGTTGATCGAGGTGACCCAGCTCGGCGGCATTTCCCAGCTGCCCAAGTGGCGGTCCAGGCGCTGATCCGAGTAGGCGGCGATGAAGGTGAACTGCTGCTGGAACAGTGCCCAGAAGGCGGCCGAGCCGATGTAGAACGGAATGAATGCCCAGACCTGCTTGCGTTCGGTCGCATCGACCTTCTTGCTGCGCAGGATCAGTGCGAAGTAGATGATCGAAGCGGCGATGACCACGTAGGCGATGGTGCTTGCCAGGTTCTCCGGGGTCACGATCTTGCTGGCGAAGGCGGCAATGATCAGGACGATCACGGCGGCGAAGATGACCACGTAGCGCTTGCGCTCGGCGGCAGGCAGCGGATTGTTCGGGATGTTGCCGCCGGCAGGAAGCTTCTTGCGTCCGGCAGTGTAGATGCCCAGGCCAATAGCCATGCCGATGGCGGCGGCGCCGAAGCCAATGTGGAAGCCGAAGGAAACCTGCAGCCAGCCGGTGAGCAGCGGGCCGATCAGCCCGCCGATGTTCACGCCCATGTAGAACAGGGAGAAGCCGGCATCAATGCGGGGATCATCCTTGGCATAGAGCGAACCAACCAGGGCCACGGCGTTGGCCTTCAGGCCGCCGGATCCCACCGCGACCAGGATCAGGCCAACGATCAGGCCGATGTAGCCTGGCAGCAGTGCCAAGCCGATGTGGCCGAGCATAATGGCGATGGCCGAGAAGAACAGCACGCGCTCGGAGCCGAAGAGCCGGTCCGAGAGCCATGCGCCCAGGATGGTGGAGAGGTAGACAGCGCCGCCGTAGGCGCCGACCAGCGACAGGGCCAGGCCCTGGTCCATCCCCAGGCCACCCTCGGTGGCCGAGTAGTACATGTAGTAAGCCAGCAAGCCCTGCATGCCGTAGAAGGAGAATCGCTCCCACATTTCCACGCTGAACAGGCTTGCGAGCGCACCGGGGTGACCGAAGAAGGTCCTTCCGGTGCTGGAAGTGCTCGTTGTTGCAGTAGACATACGTAATATTTTTCGCTTTTGCCTACCCGAGTACCTACTTATATGGGAAAGCTCACATCTGCATCTGGGCCGCCAGCGCGAGCAGGAGCCCCTCGTCGGAACGCGGGGAAATCAGCTGAATACTCATGGGTAATCCGCCACTGGTGGTCGTGACCGGGATGGTGATGGCAGCGACTGAGGCGACGTTCACCATGGAGGTGTACGGGGTGTACTGGCATTGCAACATATAATCGCGATCTGCCGTGGATTGTGTATAGTGCCCGACCAGCGGTGGAATGCTCGCCATGGCCGGGGTGGCAATCACGTCATAGGCCGACCACTGGCGCACAAAATCGGCAGCGATCTGCTTGAGCCGTGAACCCGCCTGCAAATTTTGTTCCAGCGACCGCCCGGCTGCGCGGCGGCGGTAATCCCTGGCCAGCTCGCCCAGCAAGGACTCGTCATTCACTGGCACGTCCTTCAGCCCGTTGGTCCACACCGTAGCGAAGCTTTCTGGATAGTCCGAGGCGTAGTCCAGCCGGGCTGGCTGCACCCGGTGGCGCTGCCCGAGCAGCTCAAGGCCGCGCTCAAAGGCGGTGCGTGCTTCGGGGGAGAGCGAGATGTCGTACACCGATTCAAAGGGCGAGAGGGTGCTGAATCCGATGTTCAACCCGTCCAGCCGCTGCGGGTAGCTGCCCTGCAGCAACGGCAGATAGTGGTCCTTTCCGCGCATCGCGTCGAGCAGCAGGGCCGCATCCAGCGCATCATGGGCCAGCGGGCCGGAGACCGCGAGCTTAGGCGCACCCAGCGGATCAACATATCCGTCCAGCACATCCGAGGGCACCCGGCCCAGCGAGGGCTTGAGCCCGATCAGTCCGCAAGCTGCGGCCGGAATCCGCACGGAGCCGCCGCCATCGGATCCCGCGCCCAGCGGAATCATCCCGGCAGCGATCGCCGCGGCCTGCCCGCCCGAGGAGCCGCCAGAGGAGCGCTGGGGATCAAAGGGATTGCGCGAGGGCGCTGACACCAGGTTTTCCGAATGGCTGCTCAGCCCGAACTCCGGAACCTGCGTCTTGCCCAGGATGACCACGCCCTCGGAACGCAAGCGCCCCACCAGCGGGTGGTCGCGGGTGGCTTCTGGATGATCCACCGCGGCCGACCCATAGGTGGTGGGCATTCCGGCGACGTCGTTGAGGTCCTTGAATGCGGTGGGCAGCCCGTGCAGCCGGCCGGTCTTCCCTCGGGCCTGCGCCTCGTCGGCGGCCCGCGCGGCCGCCATGGCGTCCTCGGCCACATGCACAAAGGCGCCCAGATCCTTGTGCTGCTCGATGCGGTTCAGGTAGTGCTCGGTGAGCTCGCGGCTGGAAATCTCGCCACGGGCCAGATCGTCTCGCAATTTCAAGGCGCTGGAGGGAAACATGTCGGCTTTCGACGCAGGAAATGACTAGTCTTATAAGCAAACACCCTATAAGTGAGGAATGCTAGCCGTGAGCGATTTTGAAACTGTCTCGGTCAACGATGTCCCGAAGGATGCCTTCATCCTTGACGTGCGCGAGGACTTCGAATGGGAAGCAGGCCACGCAACCGGTGCCACCCACATCGTGCTCGGCACCCTGCCCGAGCGTGTTGGCGAGCTGGACCCGGACGTGGACACCTACGTGATCTGCCGTACCGGCGGGCGTTCGGCGCAGGCCGCCGCCTGGCTCACCGGCATGGGCCACACCGCTTTCAACATTGCCGGCGGATCCGACGCGTGGATTGAAGCAGGATTGCCCATGGAATCGGAGAACGGGCAGGAGCCGGCCGTCCGATGAAATACGCCTATCTGGGACCTGCCGGCACCTTCACCGAGTCGGCGCTGCTGCAGGTTCCCGGTGCTGAAGCAGCGCAGCGCATTCCCGCAGCAAATGTGAATGTCGCGCTGGCCATGGTGCGCGATGGAAGTGTCGACGCTGCGATGGTGCCGATCGAGAATTCGGTGGAGGGCGGCGTTTCGGCCACCCTGGACGCCATCGCCCAAGGCCAGGCCCTGCAGATCATTGCCGAGATCCTGGTGCCCATCAGCTTCGTGCTGGCGGTGCGCCCGGGCATCGACTCGCTGGACCAGATCAAGCTCGTCTCCACTCACGGCCACGCGTGGGCGCAATGCCGTTTGTGGGCAGAGGCGAATATCCCCGGCGCCGTCTTCACCCCTGCCTCTTCCACCGCGGCTGCCGCGGTGGCTCTGGGCGATGATGAACCAGGGCATGATGCGGCGATCTGCAACCCGCTGGTGGCCGAGGAGCGCAGACTGAACGTGCTGGTGCGCGGGGTTGAGGACAACATCGGCGCGGTCACCCGCTTTATCCTGGTCACCCGTCCGGGAAAGATCCCGGCGCCCAGCGGGGTGGACAAGTCCACGCTGATCATGCCGCTGCCCGAAGACCGTCCCGGCGCGCTGATGGAACTCCTTGAGCAGTTCACCGCGCGCGGGGTGAACCTTTCGCGCATTGAATCGCGTCCCACCGGAGAAGGCCTGGGGCAGTACTTCTTCTCCGTGGATTTTGAAGGCCACGTCGCCGACGAACGCGTTGCCGCGGCCCTGTCCGGGTTGCACCGCTTGTCCCCGGAGCTGCGTTTCCTCGGTTCCTACCCGGCGGCCCAGGGCGTTGAGCCCTTTGTTGATACGCACAATTCCGATGCCGCGTTCAGCGAAGCCCGCAGCTGGGTGCAGTCGCTGCGCGACCGGTTCTAGGCAGGTGCGCGAAGGCCCCGATCATCCTCGCGGGATCATCAGGGCCTACTTTGTGTCCAGGCGGGGTTCGCAGCTATGGGGTGCGCAGGCGCAGCGCGCTGGGCGAAACGCTGACTTCCAGCTCATTGACCTCGCCGGTGGGGTCCCCGTCAATCTGGGTATTCATCGGCTCGGTGCAGCGAAGGGCGATGCCCGGGGTCTGGTAGAAGCTCATCACCGGAATCTTGTTCTTGGCCCGGAAGGCGGTCTTGAGCAGAATCCACATCCAGCCAGCGGCCGAGCGCGGAGACAGGATGACCGCGTCGAGCACGCCGTCATCAATTTTGGCGTCCGGGACGAAGTCCAGGCCCTGCAGCTTGCCGCAGTTGGCGAAGAGCACCGAGCGGACCTTGCGGTTCTGCCAGTTCTCATCGCCGTCCAGCTTGAAGTTGACCTTCTTGCGCTTGCCGGGCAGCTGGCGCAGGCCAGCCTCCGAGTAGGCGAGCCAGCCGACCTTGGATTTCAGCTCTTCATTGGTGTCGTCGAAAAGATCCGCGTCGGTGCCAACACCGGCGATGACCAGGAACGCATGGTCCGCCTCGCTGCCATCGAGCAGCTTCAGCTTCATGTGCCCCACATCGATTCGGCGCACCATGCCCCGCACTGCCACCAGTGCTGCGGTGTGCAGGTCGTCAATGGGGATCTCGACATTGCGCGCGAGCAGGTTGCCGGTGCCCAGCGGAAGGATGCCCAACGAGGCATCGGTGCCTTCGAGCACCTCTGCCACGGCGCGAATCGTTCCGTCGCCGCCCGCGGCAATAATTGTGTCGCATTGCGCATCCAGGGCTTCCCGGGCCGCATCCTGGCCCGGGTTCTCCTTGGTGGTGTGCAGAACCAGTGGCGCTTCGATGCCTGCTTCAGCGCAAACCCGCTCCACGGCCTTCTGCGCTTCTTCCGCACCTGACTTGGAAGGATTGATGACCAGTGCCACCTTGCCCGGGGTGGCGTGTTCGGCCGCTACCGGCTCTTGCGCCGAGGGCAAGCGGTAGTGCGAGAGCTTGCGCACCGAGTACCAACTGGTTGCCGCGACGGCAGCTGCGGCAGCCACGGCAGCGAAAACGATCACACGATTTGTCTGCATAGTGCTTTCATCGTACTCATGATTGCTACGCTTTATGTGTGATCGACCTTAAAATGCTCACCGAAAATCCGGATTTGTACCGTGCCTCGCAACGCGCGCGCGGTGCCGACGAGTCGTTAATTGACCAGCTGCTGGCAGCTGACACGGCACGTCGTGAAACCATCGCCACCTACGAACGCCTGCGTGCCGAGCAGAATGCGTTCTCCAAGAAGGTCGGCCAAGCCAAGGGGGAGGAGCGCTCCGCGCTGCTGGCCGAGGTCAAGGAGCTGGCCGCTTCGGTCAAGTCCGCCCAGGCCCAGTCCGATGAGGCCGCTGCCAAGTGCACCGAGCTGCAGCGCCTGATCCCGAACTTGATCATCGAGGGCATTCCTGCCGGCGGCGAAGACGACTTCACGGTCGTCAAGCACGTGGGCACCATCCGCGATTTCAAGGCCGAGGGCTTCGAGCCGCTGGACCACCTGCAGATCGGCGAAAAGCTCGGCGCCATCGACATGGAACGCGGCGCCAAGGTCTCCGGCTCGCGCTTCTACTTCCTCAAGGGCATCGGCGCCCGGCTGGAAATCGCGATGATGAACATGGCCCTGGACGTGGCCCTGGAGCGCGGGTTCACCCCGATGATCACCCCGACCCTGGTGCGCCCCGAAACCATGCAAGGCACCGGCTTCGACGTGGCCCACGACGACGAGATCTACAAGCTCGAGCGCGACAACATGTACCTGGTTGGCACCTCCGAGGTGGCCCTTGCCGGATACCACGCGGACGAGATCATGGACCTGTCCGAAGGTCCACTTCGCTACGCCGGCTGGTCCTCCTGCTACCGCCGCGAGGCCGGCTCGGCTGGCAAGGACACCCGCGGCATCATCCGCGTGCAC encodes:
- a CDS encoding peptide MFS transporter; this translates as MSTATTSTSSTGRTFFGHPGALASLFSVEMWERFSFYGMQGLLAYYMYYSATEGGLGMDQGLALSLVGAYGGAVYLSTILGAWLSDRLFGSERVLFFSAIAIMLGHIGLALLPGYIGLIVGLILVAVGSGGLKANAVALVGSLYAKDDPRIDAGFSLFYMGVNIGGLIGPLLTGWLQVSFGFHIGFGAAAIGMAIGLGIYTAGRKKLPAGGNIPNNPLPAAERKRYVVIFAAVIVLIIAAFASKIVTPENLASTIAYVVIAASIIYFALILRSKKVDATERKQVWAFIPFYIGSAAFWALFQQQFTFIAAYSDQRLDRHLGSWEMPPSWVTSINPVFIIIFAGIFAALWTKLGKRQPHTAIKFGLALVIVGAAFLCFIPLESFAKTPLLALVGILLLCTFAELLLSPVGQAIATKLAPAAFGTQMIALFFLSVSLGTTLSGVLAGYYTPGNEIPYFIAMGGTAVVVGVAMMAATPGLKKLMGSVH
- the serS gene encoding serine--tRNA ligase; protein product: MIDLKMLTENPDLYRASQRARGADESLIDQLLAADTARRETIATYERLRAEQNAFSKKVGQAKGEERSALLAEVKELAASVKSAQAQSDEAAAKCTELQRLIPNLIIEGIPAGGEDDFTVVKHVGTIRDFKAEGFEPLDHLQIGEKLGAIDMERGAKVSGSRFYFLKGIGARLEIAMMNMALDVALERGFTPMITPTLVRPETMQGTGFDVAHDDEIYKLERDNMYLVGTSEVALAGYHADEIMDLSEGPLRYAGWSSCYRREAGSAGKDTRGIIRVHQFNKLEMFIYTSVENAEAEHQNLLAMEEEMLGRMELPYRVIDTAAGDLGMSAARKFDCEAWVPTQDAYRELTSTSNCTTFQARRLNIREREIVDGKPGKTRAVATLNGTLATTRWIVAILENHQNADGSVNVPKALQPYLGGLEVLK
- a CDS encoding rhodanese-like domain-containing protein; amino-acid sequence: MSDFETVSVNDVPKDAFILDVREDFEWEAGHATGATHIVLGTLPERVGELDPDVDTYVICRTGGRSAQAAAWLTGMGHTAFNIAGGSDAWIEAGLPMESENGQEPAVR
- a CDS encoding diacylglycerol/lipid kinase family protein, with product MQTNRVIVFAAVAAAAAVAATSWYSVRKLSHYRLPSAQEPVAAEHATPGKVALVINPSKSGAEEAQKAVERVCAEAGIEAPLVLHTTKENPGQDAAREALDAQCDTIIAAGGDGTIRAVAEVLEGTDASLGILPLGTGNLLARNVEIPIDDLHTAALVAVRGMVRRIDVGHMKLKLLDGSEADHAFLVIAGVGTDADLFDDTNEELKSKVGWLAYSEAGLRQLPGKRKKVNFKLDGDENWQNRKVRSVLFANCGKLQGLDFVPDAKIDDGVLDAVILSPRSAAGWMWILLKTAFRAKNKIPVMSFYQTPGIALRCTEPMNTQIDGDPTGEVNELEVSVSPSALRLRTP
- the pheA gene encoding prephenate dehydratase, with the translated sequence MKYAYLGPAGTFTESALLQVPGAEAAQRIPAANVNVALAMVRDGSVDAAMVPIENSVEGGVSATLDAIAQGQALQIIAEILVPISFVLAVRPGIDSLDQIKLVSTHGHAWAQCRLWAEANIPGAVFTPASSTAAAAVALGDDEPGHDAAICNPLVAEERRLNVLVRGVEDNIGAVTRFILVTRPGKIPAPSGVDKSTLIMPLPEDRPGALMELLEQFTARGVNLSRIESRPTGEGLGQYFFSVDFEGHVADERVAAALSGLHRLSPELRFLGSYPAAQGVEPFVDTHNSDAAFSEARSWVQSLRDRF
- a CDS encoding amidase — translated: MFPSSALKLRDDLARGEISSRELTEHYLNRIEQHKDLGAFVHVAEDAMAAARAADEAQARGKTGRLHGLPTAFKDLNDVAGMPTTYGSAAVDHPEATRDHPLVGRLRSEGVVILGKTQVPEFGLSSHSENLVSAPSRNPFDPQRSSGGSSGGQAAAIAAGMIPLGAGSDGGGSVRIPAAACGLIGLKPSLGRVPSDVLDGYVDPLGAPKLAVSGPLAHDALDAALLLDAMRGKDHYLPLLQGSYPQRLDGLNIGFSTLSPFESVYDISLSPEARTAFERGLELLGQRHRVQPARLDYASDYPESFATVWTNGLKDVPVNDESLLGELARDYRRRAAGRSLEQNLQAGSRLKQIAADFVRQWSAYDVIATPAMASIPPLVGHYTQSTADRDYMLQCQYTPYTSMVNVASVAAITIPVTTTSGGLPMSIQLISPRSDEGLLLALAAQMQM